TGCAGAGCAGTGCAGCCCCAGTGCAGAGGATGGTCCCAGAGACACCATGCAAATGTCCTGCcggtccttccctccctccagagcACCCAGGGCAGGTAGCCCCATTCCTCCCGCAGCCCCTGACCTGCTGTGCTGGCGTCCAGGTTTCGAGGGCCTTCCCCTTACAGACAGAGAGCACCCAGGCCCTGGCCCTTCTTCAAAGGCTAAGCTCCTGCTGTCCTGGTGTCCTGGGGGGACAGGCAGGGCCCCCAACCCAGGGGTGGCCGTGGGGGTCTGGCAGCTGTCGGCCTCCGTGATCAACGGCAGGGGCTTTGGGGTGTGGCTGCCTGGATCTGGGTCCCTATCAATAAGTCAGGCAGTGCCTTGGTGTCtgtttgcctcagtttcccccctgCACTCCAGGGGCCCTCAGCAACTCCAGAGGCCCTGCAGCACCCCTCCGAGGGGCTGTGAGTTTAGGTAAGAGGGTGACTCCTACAGCAGAGTCCTGAGTGAGAGCTGTGATTCATTTGTCAAATAGGAAAGGAAACATGGCCTGACTGGGgccatttcttgaaagaaaaccAGAAGCATTTGAGTGTCTTAAGTCAGGAATTTATTACCATGAAGCTAGGGATACAGGCTGCAACTCAGTCCTGCTGGTAGGGGACATGGAAGCCCAGCGTGGTCCCCAGGGGGAAGTGAGCGAAGAAGGTGCGGGCCATATCCTCCAGCTGGGGGTAGGCCCCCAGTGTCTGGAAGTATTGCACGTAGTTCCAGAAGTCAGAGGTGGAGAAAGGCCAGTAGGGCATGGAGGGCAGCTCAGCATAGGGGTCTGAAAAACACCACCACCTGCCTCAGGGACTGTCCCCACCTGTCCTGCCCTGAGGCTGCCCTTCTGGGATACCTTAGGGCAGATGGTTGGTACCCAGCAGTGCCGTGGCAGTGAAGGGGCCCCCCAGCTAGCAGCTGGGAGCTGGGCCACCCCTGGGTCCTCTGTGGAAGTATCCCGAAAACTTGTCATCTGGATGATGACCTGCGTCTGCCTCTTGTGACTCCTTGTCTGCGGGGACAgctcagggagaggagaagaagggagaggaggagggggggatCCCGGCCCCTGTCCTGGAGACGCTGGGCAGGGAAGGAACACCATGGTGAGGGTGTGGGGACGTCCTGGTGGGACTGCAGAGGAGACCACAGCCCTCAGCCCCAGAGTTCAGATGCCACTGCACTGTGGTCCGACTCCGAGGAAGAGCCACGGGGTGAGTCCCAGGTAGAGGATGACACTGCCAAGCCTCAGGGGCTCCGAGCGTGTGCGTCCCCAGGTGGCTGGGGGATAGGGCCCAGAGAAGAGCCTCGGGTCCCTCTGCTTGCACAGTTTGTCCTTAAAGCTGACCCAGGACTCTTGCTCCATTTGCTCAGGATAAGCCAGCTCCCTCCCGGCTCTCTCTTCCGACCCCAtcccacccaaacacacacaagaaaagaaCAAGGGGGTGATACAATACCTCCTTCCTCCTGCACCGGCTTGGCCCCTACAGAGGAAGATGAGGGCTGTCACTCCGCAGAGCCCCCCAGGACAGGACCCCCGCTCACCCCTGCACCCCAGCTGCCTAAGCAGCCAGGGAGACAGCAGGAGGGACAAAGCCACCACTCACCCACCAGAGGTcccagcaggaggcagagggtcACCCCTGGCACCCAGCAGGCTTTCATCTCCCCCAGGCACAGCCCTCCACCAGCCGAGGAAACTCCTGTCCACCTGTAGCAGGAGGGACCCAGGGGGTGGGACCAGAAGCCTATCAGGGTCCCAGCTTCTTCCTGCCACCCCCAGCTCGGGGAACTCCCTGGAAAATGGCTCTGGCAAACAGATAAGCTCCCAGAGTTTCCACGGCAGTCCCAGTTTCACCTGTGGGATGGGAGGCAGGGACCCCTGGTCTGCCCCTCGGGAGGCTGCCAGGCACTCTGGGTGCTCAGTTGTCGCTGGGATGGGCCTCTGCTCCCGGCCCCGCAGGCTCCTCTTTATAAAAGGCCGGGGGGCAAGGAGGCAGACGTCACCTTCCTGAGCCGCCAAACTGAATATTTCATCCCCGGGGCGGAGGACTGAGGGCTTCTGTGGCCTTGCTGGCGGCAGAATCGCGAGCATCCAGTCGCAGGAATCTGATCCAGGGAGCAAACTGGGAGGAAAACACC
Above is a genomic segment from Lutra lutra chromosome 3, mLutLut1.2, whole genome shotgun sequence containing:
- the OTOS gene encoding otospiralin, producing the protein MKACWVPGVTLCLLLGPLVGAKPVQEEGDPYAELPSMPYWPFSTSDFWNYVQYFQTLGAYPQLEDMARTFFAHFPLGTTLGFHVPYQQD